Proteins from a single region of Parambassis ranga chromosome 16, fParRan2.1, whole genome shotgun sequence:
- the tstd3 gene encoding thiosulfate sulfurtransferase/rhodanese-like domain-containing protein 3: protein MALRRSWRFVGVVPRLLWNTTVLPGASVPGGRSSASCIVNTNTHPGYRNTELLLRSFTSRPRATDVSYEQLKQLLAGKKSVVIDVREPWELREYGFIPGSVNVPLGQVNAALQLGPEDFKEKYGGEMPQHTDNVVFTCLAGVRSKNALDTAVSLGYKDVQHYPGGWQDWVKNEQHK, encoded by the exons ATGGCTCTGAGGAGGAGTTGGAGGTTTGTCGGTGTTGTCCCGCGGCTGTTATGGAACACCACCGTCCTGCCCGGAGCTTCTGTCCCCGGAGGAAGAAGCTCTGCGTCCTGCATTGTCAACACCAACACTCACCCCGGTTACAGAA acacagagctgctgctccgcAGCTTCACTTCGCGGCCCCGGGCCACAGATGTAAGTTATGAGCAACTGAAGCAGCTCCTGGCCGGCAAGAAATCTGTGGTTATAGACGTCCGGGAGCCCTGGGAGCTCCGGGAATACGGCTTCATTCCCGGTTCCGTCAATGTTCCCT TGGGCCAGGTGAACGCTGCCCTCCAGTTGGGGCCGGAAGACTTTAAAGAGAAGTATGGTGGTGAAATGCCACAGCACACAGATAACGTCGTCTTCACTTGTCTGGCTGGTGTCAGGAGCAAGAATGCACTAGACACAGCAGTTTCACTGGGATACAAAGA tgttcagcattACCCTGGAGGATGGCAAGACTGGGTGAAAAATGAACAGCATAAATGA
- the usp45 gene encoding ubiquitin carboxyl-terminal hydrolase 45 isoform X2: protein MRLKDPFSLKTADMTKRTNKPRKPRDEESSDEVSGLTCQHVSKAVDLSSVKKSVLSSLWLVCSECLKERTMIDGEPAASHDVLVCLKCGFQGCNQSGIQHAVKHHQAFHPESHCITISLSTWKAWCFECNEELSTHCNKKALAQTLDFLQKHSVKATSASPKIKLREEPSDYADPPRGKNPVINSTLVPVKGINNLGNTCFFNAVMQNLSQTHMLIDLIQEVKEKGYKLKICPTAEANLSPLTVVLPSPDPLTAALLVFLQNMKEPGKGPVNPKILFNQLCQKAPRFKGYQQQDSQELLHYLLDSIRVEETKRVKAGILKAFNNPTEKTADEETKRQVKAYGKEGVKMNFVDRIFVGELTNTIMCEECEHISTVKEAFIDISLPIIEERISKPSNPGRLWKSSREQDTHTAHNDQVLSAAHSVNRNTRKLSGQKQQSRRSSSSVEEKGAGCGAERSEEDAVAGGSARGVSVCKMAAAGSLSDGSERDSGAQDSSNDADSEASESEWTPRISSSSHSHGHISTPSSTSTLTPSPTAASASSPSSSSSARQGGAVEQLVTAVSKVNLGFSPGDCSASTHCSPEEQGEQQTRENLHHQHHQGAFQALSHSYTPSSKECSIQSCLHQFTSVELLMGNNKLLCESCTERRQKQLRKSSSSDKKVEKIYTSARKQMLISLLPPVITLHLKRFHQAGMNLRKVNRHVDFPLILDLAPFCSASCKNLAAGERVLYSLYGIVEHSGSMRGGHYTAYVKVRAPQRKTEQHHRNLSGARDASSSTQGQWVYVSDTTVQTVPESRVLNSQAYLLFYEEML from the exons ATGCGGCTAAAGGACCCCTTCTCTTTGAAAACCGCCGATATGACTAAGCGGACTAATAAACCGAGGAAACCTCGAGATGAAGAGTCATCAGATGAAGTCAGTG GACTGACTTGCCAGCACGTGAGTAAAGCAGTGGATCTAAGCTCAGTGAAAAAGTCAGTGCTCTCGAGCTTGTGGTTGGTGTGCTCCGAGTGCCTGAAGGAAAGGACCATGATTGATGGAGAGCCAGCAGCGTCCCATGACGTCCTGGTGTGCTTAAAGTGTGGCTTTCAG GGCTGTAACCAGTCAGGGATCCAGCATGCTGTTAAACATCACCAGGCTTTCCACCCAGAGTCACACTGCATCACCATCAGCTTGAGCACGTGGAAGGCCTG GTGCTTTGAATGCAACGAGGAGCTCTCTACTCACTGCAACAAGAAGGCCTTAGCTCAAACCCTGGACTTTTTACAAAAGCACTCTGTCAAGGCAACATCAG CATCACCCAAGATCAAACTGCGAGAGGAACCATCAGATTATGCTGACCCGCCTAGAGGCAAGAATCCAGTTATCAACAGTACTTTGGTCCCTGTTAAGGGAATCAATAACCTGGGTAATACCTGCTTCTTCAATGCTGTTATGCAG AATCTGTCCCAGACACACATGCTCATCGACCTCATCCAGGAAGTGAAGGAGAAAGGATACAAGCTGAAGATCTGCCCCACTGCTGAAGCCAATCTG AGTCCACTGACAGTTGTGCTACCCAGTCCAGACCCCCTCACAGCAGCCTTGCTTGTCTTCCTCCAGAACATGAAAGAGCCTGGGAAAGGCCCTGTCAATCCCAAGATCCTCTTCAACCAGCTCTGTCAGAA aGCTCCGCGATTCAAGGGCTACCAGCAACAAGACAGTCAAGAGCTTCTGCACTACTTACTGGACTCCATACGAGTAGAGGAAACCAAA agggtGAAAGCTGGCATCCTGAAGGCTTTCAACAATCCCACAGAGAAGACAGCGGATGAGGAGACCAAACGCCAAGTCAAAG CCTATGGAAAGGAAGGCGTGAAGATGAACTTTGTCGACCGCATCTTTGTGGGCGAGCTTACCAACACAATTATGTGTGAAGAGTGTGAGCAT ATCTCGACAGTAAAAGAAGCATTCATTGACATCTCGTTACCCATCATAGAGGAGCGG ATATCAAAACCTTCCAACCCTGGCAGGCTGTGGAAGAGCAGCCGGGAGCAGGACACACATACAGCTCATAATGACCAGGTTCTCTCTGCAGCGCACTCCGTCAACAGAAACACCCGGAAGCTGAGCGGACAG aagcagcagagcaggagatCTTCAAgctctgtggaggagaaggGAGCTGGCTGTGGTGCCGAGCGATCAGAGGAGGATGCGGTAGCTGGTGGATCAGCCCGTGGTGTCTCAGTTTGTAAGATGGCGGCTGCTGGCAGCTTGTCGGATGGCAGTGAAAGAGACTCCGGTGCTCAGGATAGCAGTAATGATGCTGACAGTGAGGCCTCCGAAAGCGAGTGGACCCCAcgcatctcctcctccagccacaGCCACGGACACATATCCACTCCATCGTCCACCTCTACCCTCACCCCATCCCCTACAGccgcctctgcctcctctccatcatcatcGTCCTCTGCCAGGCAGGGTGGCGCCGTAGAGCAGCTCGTTACTGCAGTTTCTAAGGTCAACCTGGGCTTCAGTCCTGGAGACTGCTCAGCTTCTACCCACTGTTCtccagaggagcagggagaACAGCAAACCCGGGAGAATCTCCACCATCAACACCACCAGGGGGCGTTCCAGGCACTGTCCCACAGTTATACACCCAGCTCCAAGGAGTGCTCCATCCAGTCCTGCCTCCACCAGTTCACCTCTGTGGAACTGCTAATGGGCAACAACAAGCTGCTGTGTGAGAGCTGCACTGAACGCAGACAGAAGCAGCTGCGCAAGAGCAGCTCGTCAG ATAAAAAAGTGGAGAAGATCTACACAAGCGCTAGAAAGCAAATGCTGATATCTTTGCTTCCTCCTGTCATCACATTGCATCTTAAACGCTTCCACCAG GCAGGGATGAACCTACGAAAGGTGAACCGCCATGTTGACTTTCCTCTCATCCTGGATCTCGCTCCATTTTGTTCTGCATCCTGCAAG aaCCTGGCAGCTGGTGAGCGGGTCCTTTATAGCCTGTATGGAATTGTGGAACACAGTGGCTCAATGCGAGGGGGCCATTACACCGCATATGTTAAAGTTCGTGCTCCCCAAAGGAAAACGGAACAGCACCACAGGAACCTGTCAG gtgCGAGGGATGCCAGTAGCAGCACCCAGGGCCAGTGGGTTTACGTCAGCGATACCACCGTTCAGACGGTACCAGAGTCAAGGGTACTCAACTCTCAGGCATACCTGCTCTTCTATGAGGAAATGCTATAA
- the LOC114448699 gene encoding desmin, whose protein sequence is MSRSPERISSYRRHFEDSSCSTSTYQVRVSSPSPTRRETRHGSTGYSSRAAASSMRMDSVGRRTISAARRSRMVGTGVAAGAMVCVGPSGEPAIDLEVAAAENQEFLSTRTSERQEMVVLNDRLAVYIDKVRSLEQQNKLLEAEIEAYQNRFEKPTGLRLLYEEQLRELKKIAEQMRVQRDISLAAKGSAAAQLEAIKIQYEEAVELRKKAELEIEAFRPDVDKATASRIALEKKLEQLQVEIEFLKRIHQQEIEELMKQIYAAHASAQSAFALPDLGAALKQIQNQYDDIAAKNLQEMDSWYKNKFEDITKKTSGHLDKVRGIREEIGSAKKNIQNKERDLDSQRTKNEALEAQIRETQEKYRKELEDLQARIEALQLEMKSTKEKIALHLREYQELLNVKMSLEIEITTYRKLIEGEDLRLAGMMQTLSLTSCSMSAIGGGMSFSGGGIGGVSGMGGGLIEGSSGGIGGMRSGLGTGGGIAAGLDTGGLGGRMGPAGIVGGADMAGSGAGGIGLGVGAQAGGVGAAGGGVGASTWGSGDASPGSGIGGVATSGVGKDVGGVGTAVGGIGAGGVAVGGASTVTGGMGNGVGGVGTAVGGIGAGGVAVGGASTVTGGVGNGVGGVGTGGVGAGVGRIGTGATGVGAGVVGDLGSGIGRVGDSSVRRGLGSDATGSGGIGEDKGNGVGGDGGKIYGTGPGGHPGIGGAEGVGGDDLGVALSGTGGMEKKGAGKSDKSGDGIGYGSDGYDGNIEAYAEQAVELTERRTVLIRTVKTENDVLEMDHQEQTYTISGAADDSDDE, encoded by the exons ATGAGCCGTAGCCCGGAGAGGATCTCATCCTACCGCCGTCACTTCgaggacagcagctgcagcacctcGACCTACCAGGTCAGGGTGTCCAGCCCATCACCTACCAGGAGAGAGACCCGCCATGGCTCCACTGGCTACTCCTCAAGAGCCGCAGCCAGCAGCATGCGTATGGACTCAGTTGGTCGAAGGACTATCTCAGCAGCACGCAGGTCTCGCATGGTGGGAACTGG tgtggcTGCAGGAGCTATGGTCTGTGTTGGACCCAGTGGAGAGCCCGCCATAGACCTGGAAGTGGCTGCAGCTGAGAACCAGGAATTCCTCAGCACTCGCACCAGCGAGAGACAGGAGATGGTTGTGCTCAATGACAGACTGGCTGTGTACATTGACAAG GTTCGATCACTGGAGCAGCAGAACAAGTTACTGGAAGCTGAGATCGAGGCCTACCAGAACCGATTTGAAAAGCCAACAGGTCTGCGCCTGTTGTATGAGGAACAGCTGAGGGAGCTGAAAAAGATTGCTGAACAGATGAGAGTTCAGCGG GACATTTCCTTGGCAGCAAAGGGGTCTGCAGCTGCTCAACTAGAGGCTATCAAAATCCAATATGAGGAGGcagtggagctgaggaagaaagCTGAGTTAGAGATTGAAGCTTTCCGTCCT GATGTGGACAAAGCCACCGCCTCCCGCATTGCCTTGGAGAAGAAGCTGGAGCAACTGCAAGTTGAAATTGAGTTCCTTAAGCGGATCCATCAGCAG GAAATTGAAGAGCTGATGAAACAGATCTACGCAGCTCATGCTTCAGCCCAGAGTGCATTTGCTTTACCTGACCTGGGAGCTGCTTTGAAACAAATCCAAAATCAATATGATGACATTGCAGCAAAAAATCTCCAG GAAATGGATTCTTGGTACAAAAACAAGTTTGAAGATATAACTAAAAAGACGTCAGGTCACCTTGATAAGGTTCGAGGCATTCGAGAGGAAATAGGCAGTGCCAAAAAGAAT ATACAAAATAAAGAACGTGACTTGGACAGCCAGAGGACCAAGAATGAAGCTCTGGAAGCCCAGATCCGAGAGACACAGGAAAAGTACAGGAAGGAACTGGAAGACCTGCAG GCTCGGATTGAGGCCCTGCAGCTCGAAATGAAATCCACCAAGGAGAAAATTGCATTACACCTGCGTGAGTACCAGGAACTCCTAAATGTGAAGATGTCTCTGGAGATTGAGATTACAACCTACAg aAAACTGATTGAGGGAGAGGACCTGCGGCTCGCTGGCATGATGCAAACCTTGTCCCTCACCAGCTGTAGCATGAGCGCCATTGGTGGTGGGATGAGCTTCAGTGGAGGAGGCATAGGCGGTGTGAGTGGAATGGGTGGTGGATTGATAGAGGGTAGTAGTGGAGGTATTGGAGGCATGAGGAGTGGACTAGGAACAGGTGGGGGCATAGCTGCAGGTCTAGATACTGGAGGCCTGGGTGGAAGAATGGGTCCTGCTGGTATAGTAGGTGGGGCAGACATGGCTGGATCAGGAGCTGGAGGTATAGGTTTGGGTGTCGGAGCTCAAGCTGGGGGtgtgggtgctgctggtggtggtgttggtgctAGCACTTGGGGTTCAGGAGACGCCAGTCCTGGTAGTGGTATTGGAGGAGTGGCTACTAGTGGGGTAGGAAAAGATGTTGGAGGAGTGGGTACAGCTGTTGGTGGGATAGGTGCTGGTGGAGTAGCTGTTGGTGGTGCCAGCACTGTTACTGGGGGCATGGGTAATGGTGTTGGAGGAGTGGGTACAGCTGTTGGTGGGATAGGTGCTGGAGGAGTAGCTGTTGGTGGTGCCAGCACTGTTACTGGGGGCGTGGGTAATGGCGTTGGAGGAGTGGGTACTGGGGGAGTGGGAGCTGGTGTTGGGAGAATAGGTACTGGTGCTACAGGGGTTGGTGCTGGTGTTGTTGGAGATCTGGGCAGTGGTATCGGACGGGTGggtgacagcagtgtcagaaggGGTCTAGGTAGTGATGCTACAGGTTCAGGTGGCATAGGTGAAGATAAGGGCAATGGTGTTGGTGGAGATGGAGGTAAAATCTATGGAACGGGTCCtggtggacacccaggtatcgGAGGAGCCGAGGGTGTGGGTGGAGATGATTTAGGTGTTGCTCTGTCAGGCACTGGTGGAATGGAGAAAAAAGGTGCAGGAAAAAGTGACAAAAGTGGTGACGGAATTGGATATGGATCAGATGGATATGACGGCAACATTGAGGCCTATGCAGAGCAGGCTGTGGAGCTGACAGAGAGAAGGACTGTGCTCATTAG AACCGTGAAAACTGAGAATGATGTGCTGGAGATGGACCACCAAGAACAGACCTACACCATCAGCGGCGCGGCTGATGACTCTGACGACGAATGA
- the usp45 gene encoding ubiquitin carboxyl-terminal hydrolase 45 isoform X1, protein MRLKDPFSLKTADMTKRTNKPRKPRDEESSDEVSGLTCQHVSKAVDLSSVKKSVLSSLWLVCSECLKERTMIDGEPAASHDVLVCLKCGFQGCNQSGIQHAVKHHQAFHPESHCITISLSTWKAWCFECNEELSTHCNKKALAQTLDFLQKHSVKATSAASPKIKLREEPSDYADPPRGKNPVINSTLVPVKGINNLGNTCFFNAVMQNLSQTHMLIDLIQEVKEKGYKLKICPTAEANLSPLTVVLPSPDPLTAALLVFLQNMKEPGKGPVNPKILFNQLCQKAPRFKGYQQQDSQELLHYLLDSIRVEETKRVKAGILKAFNNPTEKTADEETKRQVKAYGKEGVKMNFVDRIFVGELTNTIMCEECEHISTVKEAFIDISLPIIEERISKPSNPGRLWKSSREQDTHTAHNDQVLSAAHSVNRNTRKLSGQKQQSRRSSSSVEEKGAGCGAERSEEDAVAGGSARGVSVCKMAAAGSLSDGSERDSGAQDSSNDADSEASESEWTPRISSSSHSHGHISTPSSTSTLTPSPTAASASSPSSSSSARQGGAVEQLVTAVSKVNLGFSPGDCSASTHCSPEEQGEQQTRENLHHQHHQGAFQALSHSYTPSSKECSIQSCLHQFTSVELLMGNNKLLCESCTERRQKQLRKSSSSDKKVEKIYTSARKQMLISLLPPVITLHLKRFHQAGMNLRKVNRHVDFPLILDLAPFCSASCKNLAAGERVLYSLYGIVEHSGSMRGGHYTAYVKVRAPQRKTEQHHRNLSGARDASSSTQGQWVYVSDTTVQTVPESRVLNSQAYLLFYEEML, encoded by the exons ATGCGGCTAAAGGACCCCTTCTCTTTGAAAACCGCCGATATGACTAAGCGGACTAATAAACCGAGGAAACCTCGAGATGAAGAGTCATCAGATGAAGTCAGTG GACTGACTTGCCAGCACGTGAGTAAAGCAGTGGATCTAAGCTCAGTGAAAAAGTCAGTGCTCTCGAGCTTGTGGTTGGTGTGCTCCGAGTGCCTGAAGGAAAGGACCATGATTGATGGAGAGCCAGCAGCGTCCCATGACGTCCTGGTGTGCTTAAAGTGTGGCTTTCAG GGCTGTAACCAGTCAGGGATCCAGCATGCTGTTAAACATCACCAGGCTTTCCACCCAGAGTCACACTGCATCACCATCAGCTTGAGCACGTGGAAGGCCTG GTGCTTTGAATGCAACGAGGAGCTCTCTACTCACTGCAACAAGAAGGCCTTAGCTCAAACCCTGGACTTTTTACAAAAGCACTCTGTCAAGGCAACATCAG CAGCATCACCCAAGATCAAACTGCGAGAGGAACCATCAGATTATGCTGACCCGCCTAGAGGCAAGAATCCAGTTATCAACAGTACTTTGGTCCCTGTTAAGGGAATCAATAACCTGGGTAATACCTGCTTCTTCAATGCTGTTATGCAG AATCTGTCCCAGACACACATGCTCATCGACCTCATCCAGGAAGTGAAGGAGAAAGGATACAAGCTGAAGATCTGCCCCACTGCTGAAGCCAATCTG AGTCCACTGACAGTTGTGCTACCCAGTCCAGACCCCCTCACAGCAGCCTTGCTTGTCTTCCTCCAGAACATGAAAGAGCCTGGGAAAGGCCCTGTCAATCCCAAGATCCTCTTCAACCAGCTCTGTCAGAA aGCTCCGCGATTCAAGGGCTACCAGCAACAAGACAGTCAAGAGCTTCTGCACTACTTACTGGACTCCATACGAGTAGAGGAAACCAAA agggtGAAAGCTGGCATCCTGAAGGCTTTCAACAATCCCACAGAGAAGACAGCGGATGAGGAGACCAAACGCCAAGTCAAAG CCTATGGAAAGGAAGGCGTGAAGATGAACTTTGTCGACCGCATCTTTGTGGGCGAGCTTACCAACACAATTATGTGTGAAGAGTGTGAGCAT ATCTCGACAGTAAAAGAAGCATTCATTGACATCTCGTTACCCATCATAGAGGAGCGG ATATCAAAACCTTCCAACCCTGGCAGGCTGTGGAAGAGCAGCCGGGAGCAGGACACACATACAGCTCATAATGACCAGGTTCTCTCTGCAGCGCACTCCGTCAACAGAAACACCCGGAAGCTGAGCGGACAG aagcagcagagcaggagatCTTCAAgctctgtggaggagaaggGAGCTGGCTGTGGTGCCGAGCGATCAGAGGAGGATGCGGTAGCTGGTGGATCAGCCCGTGGTGTCTCAGTTTGTAAGATGGCGGCTGCTGGCAGCTTGTCGGATGGCAGTGAAAGAGACTCCGGTGCTCAGGATAGCAGTAATGATGCTGACAGTGAGGCCTCCGAAAGCGAGTGGACCCCAcgcatctcctcctccagccacaGCCACGGACACATATCCACTCCATCGTCCACCTCTACCCTCACCCCATCCCCTACAGccgcctctgcctcctctccatcatcatcGTCCTCTGCCAGGCAGGGTGGCGCCGTAGAGCAGCTCGTTACTGCAGTTTCTAAGGTCAACCTGGGCTTCAGTCCTGGAGACTGCTCAGCTTCTACCCACTGTTCtccagaggagcagggagaACAGCAAACCCGGGAGAATCTCCACCATCAACACCACCAGGGGGCGTTCCAGGCACTGTCCCACAGTTATACACCCAGCTCCAAGGAGTGCTCCATCCAGTCCTGCCTCCACCAGTTCACCTCTGTGGAACTGCTAATGGGCAACAACAAGCTGCTGTGTGAGAGCTGCACTGAACGCAGACAGAAGCAGCTGCGCAAGAGCAGCTCGTCAG ATAAAAAAGTGGAGAAGATCTACACAAGCGCTAGAAAGCAAATGCTGATATCTTTGCTTCCTCCTGTCATCACATTGCATCTTAAACGCTTCCACCAG GCAGGGATGAACCTACGAAAGGTGAACCGCCATGTTGACTTTCCTCTCATCCTGGATCTCGCTCCATTTTGTTCTGCATCCTGCAAG aaCCTGGCAGCTGGTGAGCGGGTCCTTTATAGCCTGTATGGAATTGTGGAACACAGTGGCTCAATGCGAGGGGGCCATTACACCGCATATGTTAAAGTTCGTGCTCCCCAAAGGAAAACGGAACAGCACCACAGGAACCTGTCAG gtgCGAGGGATGCCAGTAGCAGCACCCAGGGCCAGTGGGTTTACGTCAGCGATACCACCGTTCAGACGGTACCAGAGTCAAGGGTACTCAACTCTCAGGCATACCTGCTCTTCTATGAGGAAATGCTATAA